One window of the Cryptomeria japonica chromosome 7, Sugi_1.0, whole genome shotgun sequence genome contains the following:
- the LOC131046064 gene encoding protein NRT1/ PTR FAMILY 5.2: MAVDEAELALDGSVDLRGKPVLREKTGRWRACSLIIGYEFVERMAFAGIWANLVVYLTTKLHEGTVSSARNVSNWSGTTWMTPLLGAYIADTYLGRFWTFMIFSCVYILGMGIMTLAVTLKSLRPPECNSNEICQKASSLQIVIFYFALYLLALATGGTKPCITTFGADQFDDFHTKEKLQKNSFFNWWICFVFCGSLLGQTLIVYVQDNISWGLASGIITAALIISYVLFIIGIPLYRHKLPAGSPLKRMGRVIGMVIKNWKVRVPTDASCLYEVHSKEYLRQGRYPIAHTKLMRFIDKAAVENNSGSNPCTVTDVEETKLVLRILPIWLTLILPSSLLTQCSTLFVKQGMTLDRHLGPNFEIPAASIGFLLQISMLLVLLIYNRFLVPVCRRFTGNPRGITILQRIGVGMVLYTFAMAAAVITEIKRLGVIKSHGLADKANAIVPRSIFTLLPQFSIIGVAEGFLEVAKLEFFYDQAPESMQSLGNSLYATSLGVGAFLNSVILNAVTNITGRKGHQSWILDNVNASRFDYYYALLAILSFFNYISFLVVSWFYTYKREISQALGKESAKAREVICIENQNAEEMQHGIQ, encoded by the exons ATGGCCGTTGATGAAGCAGAATTGGCATTGGATGGATCTGTGGATTTGAGGGGAAAACCTGTTTTGAGAGAAAAGACTGGAAGGTGGAGAGCTTGCTCGCTAATCATTG GCTACGAATTTGTTGAAAGAATGGCATTTGCGGGCATATGGGCAAACTTAGTGGTGTATCTGACCACCAAGCTGCATGAAGGCACCGTTTCATCCGCTCGGAATGTCAGCAATTGGAGTGGCACTACATGGATGACTCCCTTACTTGGGGCATACATTGCCGATACATACTTGGGCCGCTTCTGGACATTCATGATATTTTCTTGTGTATATATTCTG GGAATGGGGATTATGACTCTGGCAGTTACGTTGAAGTCTCTTAGACCGCCAGAGTGCAATTCTAATGAAATCTGCCAAAAGGCATCGTCTCTGCAGATTGTGATTTTCTACTTTGCTTTGTATCTTCTTGCTTTGGCTACTGGAGGCACCAAACCATGCATCACCACTTTCGGTGCTGATCAGTTTGATGATTTTCATACCAAGGAAAAGTTGCAGAAGAACAGTTTTTTCAATTGGTGGATTTGTTTTGTCTTCTGTGGAAGCCTGTTGGGCCAGACGCTGATTGTGTATGTTCAAGACAACATTAGCTGGGGACTTGCCAGTGGAATCATCACGGCAGCTCTAATCATATCCTACGTACTGTTTATTATTGGAATTCCACTATATAGACATAAACTTCCGGCAGGTAGCCCACTCAAGAGGATGGGCAGAGTAATTGGTATGGTTATTAAGAACTGGAAAGTGCGGGTTCCTACAGATGCATCTTGTCTTTATGAAGTGCATTCAAAGGAGTACCTTAGACAGGGTCGATACCCAATTGCTCATACAAAACTTATGAG ATTTATTGACAAAGCAGCCGTAGAAAACAACTCTGGCTCAAATCCTTGCACTGTGACAGATGTGGAGGAGACAAAGCTTGTGCTAAGAATCCTTCCAATATGGCTGACGCTCATTCTCCCAAGCTCTTTGTTAACTCAATGCAGCACACTATTTGTAAAGCAGGGCATGACTCTGGATAGGCATTTGGGTCCTAACTTTGAAATTCCTGCAGCTAGTATTGGTTTTCTTCTTCAAATATCAATGCTACTCGTGCTTCTAATCTATAATCGCTTTCTAGTCCCAGTGTGCCGAAGATTCACAGGAAATCCACGAGGCATAACTATATTACAGAGAATAGGGGTTGGTATGGTGCTTTATACTTTTGCCATGGCAGCGGCTGTAATAACAGAAATAAAAAGGTTGGGTGTTATTAAAAGCCATGGGCTTGCAGATAAAGCGAATGCAATTGTGCCTCGGAGCATCTTCACACTGCTTCCACAGTTTAGTATAATAGGTGTGGCAGAAGGGTTTCTGGAAGTAGCAAAACTGGAGTTCTTTTATGACCAAGCACCTGAGAGTATGCAAAGTTTGGGGAATTCATTGTATGCAACATCACTGGGAGTTGGTGCCTTTCTCAACAGTGTTATTCTCAATGCTGTAACCAACATAACAGGGCGGAAGGGCCATCAAAGCTGGATATTAGATAACGTGAATGCCTCACGTTTTGATTACTATTACGCCTTGTTAGCTATTCTCAGTTTCTTCAACTACATTTCCTTTTTGGTTGTCTCTTGGTTTTACACATACAAAAGAGAAATAAGCCAAGCCTTGGGTAAAGAGTCAGCCAAAGCAAGAGAAGTTATTTGCATTGAAAACCAGAATGCTGAAGAAATGCAGCATGGCATTCAGTGA